The Silene latifolia isolate original U9 population chromosome Y, ASM4854445v1, whole genome shotgun sequence sequence TACGAGCTTCCTCTTCATTTACTCCTCCACTCATATCACTAGTACCCACATCTTCCTCTACTCCATCAGCTTCTAAACTCCCCCTGTCAGCCTGCTCAGTCTCGTCGCTTTGTTCATATTCAATGAACAAGTGATCTTGGTCTACTCGTTGTGAATGCTCCCCCTGTTTCTCATCGCCCTTCTCGAGCATCAAGTAAGGGCTCACATTCTCATAAAAAACCACATCACGCGACACAAAAACCCGCCTTTCCTTTAAATCGTACACCTTCCACCCCTTCTTGCTATGTGGGTAACCTATGAATATGCACCTCTTTCCTCGCTCACCAAACTTGTCTCGAGGTTTTTCTTTATTATGTGCATAGCACAAGCACCCAAATACTTTAACATTGTCAAAACAAGGTTTCTTTCGATACAAAATCTCATAAGGTGTTTTCCCATCCAATAACGGGGTAGGTGTCCTATTTATAAGGTAGGCTGCGGTCAATATACATTCTCCTCAAAAAACTAATGGTAACCCTCCTTCGAACCGCAGGGCTCGTGCCTTCTCTAATATGTGACGGTGTTTCCTTTCCGCTCTACCATTTTGTTGGGGTGTATCCACATTACTAGTTTGAAACTTAATCCCATTTTCATTGTAATATCGTTGCATTGGTCCGGATAATAATTCCGTGCCATTGTCGCTTTGAATTTTCTTAACACAAGTATCAAATTGAGTTTTAACCATTTgacaaaatattttcataaaatcgCCTGCTTCACTTTTGTCTTTCATTAGATAAACCCATACGCCCCGACTATGGTCATCCACTATGGTTAAAAAATAATGTGCTTGTGTCAAGCTTGCTACTCGATATTTGCCCCATATATCACAGTGAATTAATCCAAATAAAACATCACACTTCTTATTATTTGTTTTGAAAGGAGTTCGAGAAAGCGTTTCTCGACAACATGAATCGCAAACAAAATCCGAGTTCCAATGTAAATTGCATCCAACTAAATTTGAAAAACGGGAAAAAATACTCTTTGACGGATGTCCTAATCGTTTATGCCACAACCGTCCTTCCTTCGTCAGCGTCACTTTACGCACCTTCTCATCCTCCCTTGGCTCCTTCGACTGATAGTAGTACACACCATGTCtatgctcaccccgtccaatcgTCATCTTCGTAGTCGGGTCCTGCATATCACAATAATCcgaataaaacgttattacacaaTTCTTTTCACTTATCAGTTGTTGAACAGAAATAAGATGACATGTGAGATTTGGCACAAATAGCACATCCTGTAGAACAAGTTTATCATTTAATCTCACTTCCCCATGTATGCTAGCTGCAACAACTCGTCCATCAGGTAAACTCACTTTCGAGACATCGTCTGTCCAAACATTCGTTAACAAATCTCGTCTTCCCGTCATATGATGGGAAGCTCCACTATCAATCATCCACTCAACATTAATGGTTAACTTCATACCTTTTAGTTTATCATTACCGTCTGGACTCGCACTCAACAGGATCTTTAGTCTGTCAATTTCTTCGCTAGTGAAAGGCAAATTTTGTTGCACGCCTTCTGACGCCTTCGACCCTGCTCCAGTTCCCACGGCATTGGCTCGCTGATTTCCTTGGTTCCTGCCTCTGCCTCGTCCACGTCCACCACGGTTGCTAGTGCCTCATCTCCTACCACCGCCATTCTCTCTTGCTTTGACTACTTCGTATCCGTGTTTGTCATAGCAGTTCTCCTTGGTGTGGTAGTACTTTTTGCAGTGAGTACACTGTGGTGGCATATATGGTTCATCATCGACGCTTCTTCCTCTTGTTGTATTGACTCGAGTTGCCATTGCCGCATCTACTCGCTCTTCCTTGACTTTGGTCATGGAAGCATGACGTTCTTCCCTTAACACTATGCCATACGCACGGGTGAGAGTAGCTATTGGTTCCTCCATTAATAGGTTTGTTCGAATATTTCCGTATAATGTCGAATCCAAACCCATTAAAAACTGGTGaaccttttcttcttctttctccttAATGATCGAAGCCGCTGCTCCACATGTGCATTCCTTGGCCTTGCTATAATTTCCTAGCTCATCCCAAATGGTTTTGAGCCGTGTGTAGTATTCGACAACTGAGTCGGATCCTTGTTTGCACTCATTAAGTTCATGCTTCAGTTGGTGCACTCTAGGCGCATTACCCGCTGAATACCTATCACGGAGTTCTTCCCAAATCTCTTGAACCGATACTGTAAACGTAATGCTTGGGTGTAATTTCGGATCGATTACATTCCGAAACCATGCCCTAATCATAGCATTACATTGTCTCCATGCGACGGATTCAATAGTTTCTTCTTCATCATTACAAATCGGCTTCTTTACTTTCCCTTCAATGAACGCCAATTTGTTTTTTGCATCGAGACCGTTTTTGACAGCCTCTGCCCAAAGATCATAATTGTTTCCATTGAAAATAATTTGCATAACCATTAAATTCGGATTATCCGAAGGGTGTAAGAACAGTGGTGAAGTTGTGGGAATTGTCTTTGGACTTCCCATGCCACCTTTCAATTTATCGTTGCCTTGTGATTTATCGCCTCCAGTCATACTTTGGTCGACTTAGAAGACAATGTCAGGatcgtttttgttttgtttttttttttgactgcTCACGATACCATGTGAAAGTTCGGAATTGAGAAGAACTGAATTCTCATTGATGATGAAGAACGTACATAGGTTTTGCATATATACACATAACTTACCCTAATCATATCTTTTAGTATCCTAAATATTAGGTAACAAATAACAACTTAACTAAACCTACAAGATATGTAT is a genomic window containing:
- the LOC141629795 gene encoding uncharacterized protein LOC141629795 encodes the protein MTGGDKSQGNDKLKGGMGSPKTIPTTSPLFLHPSDNPNLMVMQIIFNGNNYDLWAEAVKNGLDAKNKLAFIEGKVKKPICNDEEETIESVAWRQCNAMIRAWFRNVIDPKLHPSITFTVSVQEIWEELRDRYSAGNAPRVHQLKHELNECKQGSDSVVEYYTRLKTIWDELGNYSKAKECTCGAAASIIKEKEEEKVHQFLMGLDSTLYGNIRTNLLMEEPIATLTRAYGIVLREERHASMTKVKEERVDAAMATRVNTTRGRSVDDEPYMPPQCTHCKKGRNQGNQRANAVGTGAGSKASEGVQQNLPFTSEEIDRLKILLSASPDGNDKLKGMKLTINVEWMIDSGASHHMTGRRDLLTNVWTDDVSKVSLPDGRVVAASIHGEVRLNDKLVLQDDPTTKMTIGRGEHRHGVYYYQSKEPREDEKKPCFDNVKVFGCLCYAHNKEKPRDKFGERGKRCIFIGYPHSKKGWKVYDLKERRVFVSRDVVFYENVSPYLMLEKGDEKQGEHSQRVDQDHLFIEYEQSDETEQADRGSLEADGVEEDVGTSDMSGGVNEEEARNDAGALRSDRGETEDERMGQGARQKFEPSWKKIIIVSRQE